From the Coffea eugenioides isolate CCC68of chromosome 1, Ceug_1.0, whole genome shotgun sequence genome, the window ATACTGGGCACTGGAACTGCCATGACTCATCACACAAAAATTGTGCACATCGCTGACTGCTTTTAGATAATAGTAGGCTGTGTCAAGGGCATTTTGCTTATGGTTTATGTCCCCATCTTTGTAGGCTTATGCAAAGAGAACGAAAGGCATTTCATTTTATTGTTGACTCAAGTTTCATAAGGCCTTCTGGGGCTTAAGAATGTGTGGCGCACCACATGCTTCTCAAACGAAGTTTTTTAATGGAATTTGTGTTTCTAGTCAGCTTACataattgtgaaaaaataacaCATGCTCTTACCTAAAGAATCATGATGTACCACAGTTCTTATTTTCATTGGCTAAAACTTAAACAGTTGACATGCTAAAGTGAAGAGCACAGACATCATGGCATTTTTTATCAACTAATAAGCAGTGGTTAATTCCACCATGTCATATTCTCTGTGGCTTAAAACTTCTTGCattttttaatttcatgttaATGGGTGTTGCAGAGAGGATTTTGAAGACTCTTTCCTTTCTTTGTTAACTAATACCTTCACAGGTGGCATGCAAAGTAATCAATAATTCTGTGTATGGAGATTAATTTGTTGTATGTTGACAGTGGGTTTATTTAACTTGTCACCGTCTAAACCCTGCATGATTGCTTCATCTTATGGTATCGAGATCAAGCAGACTAATGAAATTCTTCTCCTGCAAGAGTTTATATGATTAGCTTGTTCATAGTTATATGTTCCAATTTCTTAATCAGCTTGAATTAATAATTCTACTAGTTGTTTTCTGTGAGAATAATGTCCAGCTGTCTTTCTAAATCATGCAGGAACCAGAGCCCATAGACTGGGAATTTTACAGAAAGGGGATTGGATCTAAATTGGTTGATATGTACAAAGAGGCATATGAGAGTATGATCCATCTACTTACCTAGCTTCTTTCTGGCAACCTTAGTTCATAGGTTCATGCATTTACTTTATGCAGTATCGGTCATTTTGATAAAGATCAACCTTGGAACTTCGAATTTGAAAAGTAGAAAACGAAATGACATCACTCTCTCATATGGGCTCTAACTAGTTCTATTACCAATAAATGTGTTTGCATGTTGAGGGTATTGATGTGAGTTATAAAAAAATGTAGTACTGCTTTtgtttttaaccaaaagataGTTTTCATTTGGAAACCAAGAGTATATtgattaccaattttttttctgaGATTTGGTCTAAAATTATTGatggattttttctttttttaggcGTTGAGATTCCAAAATACGTTGATACGGTTACTCCAGAGTACAAGCCGAAATTTGATGCTTTGGTGAGAAAGAGTTAAATTGTTATGGCTGAAGTCGATTCTTATTAGTAAATACAGTTAAAAGTTAAATTGTTATTGGGTGTTGATATGCATGTTTGATAGCACTGTAAAAGAAGAACTTCATATTCTCTCATTTCTTGCAGTTGGTGGAGCTCAAAGACACTGAGCAACAATCACTCCAAGAGTCTGAAAGACTGGAGAAGGAAATTGCTGAAGTTCAAGAGCTGAAGGTTGGACTTTCTTTGTTTCAGATCCACCCCTTCCTCTTTTCTCTCCATAGTACTTGATTTCTTACTTGGCTCTGTGGAAGCAAAGGCTTGCATGGTACGTTATTTCTCGTTTATCAAATCTTCTACAATGGTTTTTACAGAAGAAACTCAGTACCATGACAGCAGACGAGTACTTTGAGAAGCACCCAGAACTCAGGAAGAAGTTTGATGATGAAATCCGCAACGACTACTGGGGATACTAGAATTGATTGGAGACTCGGCTTCTGCTTAAGCTTTTTGACTTCATCCGtaggaataaaaagaaaaacaaatcggCTTATTATTACTTGGGCATTTGAAGAATGTCTACTGAAGATGTATTTTGTACTCCAAAAAGTGGGGTTCTCCAACTTTAGATAATGCATCTTTCGTGCGATTGCTTTCTGGTTTTTACACTTGGTGCATATGGATGACGTAATGATTGTTCATAAGCACTACACTACTGTTTCTCAGCCTCAATTGCCTGTGGATAATGGTGTTGGAGTTCCAGGCTTCTAGGCATAAAGAAGTAGTGGCTAGATTTCTGAGGCGAAGCATTAAGTAGTGATACAGGAGATCCAAGTTATCAAATCACTGTCAGGAATCATGATGCCGGAGGTAAACAATTACTGGAGCAATGTGTGTCACGTGACTATCTATATCAACCGGCAGaaagaaattggaattcacaGAGTTAAATGGGCCGGgagttaggtttatttgcaaaaaattcttactttcgtaagaaaatgtcagaaagaaaaaaaaaaaaatgggttgTTGGTTTTCTGTATTAGCAATCATGTTTTCTGCTTTTCTCGCAACTGAAATGCTCCGTAGTTGTTGAGTATGGAAATGAGTTCATGGTGGCCTGACCGGTACGTGCGCCACATCCTCGTACTTTTTCCCCCAACACCCCGACCCCTTGTTTTTTGGCAATTCTCTTTGATGCTTACAGTCCATGGATTGCATCATTTAGGCAAGTGGCATTGTAGTTTGGACCACTGCCACTCAAATCAGGCTAAACTATGGGTTGGAAGTATTGAGATTCACGTGCAATTATTAGGCCACGGGACTACACTACACTACACTACTATTTCTCTTTTCCAACCATGGGAGTTTTAGAAGTCAATTATCGGCCTAGTAATGAATCCTGTTGTTTATAAGTAGGATTAGATTAGTAACtgacgaataatgcaaaaagaATTAGGTCTAGATATTTGGCAACATCAGCATGCGGCCCTCTTTTTAAAATCTCACGCCAACCTCTAAACAATTGCCTATACAATCCTCCAATGATTCAGTCCAGCCGCCCCTGCTTGGCTTACCCCGGACAGGCATCGCTTACCATAAATAAACCTGCTGTCTTCCTGCATGTGCTGATGTGCATGCCGGCGGTGACGGTGGGGGCGTACCTTACCTTAACATCTATTGTCTTTTGCTGAGAAAGAAAGGATTAGTAATTGCTAACGAAAGCTGCTTACGCGTCCCTGTTAAAATGCTCGCTCATCAATGTCAACAGTTTATGGTAGAAAGACTGACGAAGACTTTTTGCCCACTCCTCGACCTTTCCATGTGCATAAAAATTTGAGACTAATTTTCAACTTGgcctcttttttctcttctaaGTACAATCCGGACACAGTGAACGGGTGAATCTTAACTTATAAGCCTCTAAGAGTAATTTGTACTTTTACAAATGCTGATTTTAGTTCTTAAAAATTGAATATTATAACAGTGCCAAATTCAGTAAATTTAGAAAACCAATAGCCACTCAACAAGGAGCACACACCATTCGTTCCAAATTTGTTTGGTCAGTGGTTTATTAGTATaaatttatttgcttgcatTATCAACGCATTtttcaatcatatttttattttacatacatcacGTCAGAAAAAatgttataatatttttttaaaaaaaaattattccaaataatttactatctAAACACACTGGATTTTACATTTTTGAACTGTTCATTCCTTGATTTCTTTTTTGTACTGGTCTGTAATGTTAAAAAAATACCTTTTCAAACTTCAAAATTTACCTTTATAACTGTATATACTAGAGGATTTAGATGCATGTTACATATGTAAAATTTAGTgttcaaattcaaattgaaataATGTGTCATGCATCTAAATTTGTAAGTGATACACTGACaatttagaaaaatatactgATCCATTGCATCTTACCAAATTTGTTTGGTCTAATTTCATCCTTCAAGTTCAAGTCTTGATCAATTATTAGAAAGTTGTCCTCAATGTCAAAATATCAACTTACAGCTAATGAGGCCAAAATCCAAACGCACAAAATCTCATCGTTTGATAGTACTATATCACCCTAATCATGGTAGATTTGTGGGCAAATTTTTATGTGTACCAAATTTAAGATTCCGGTGCGGGCAACCGGCTATCTCAAGTAACAGTCGTTAACTAACCACGTCCCCACCACCACCAACAACCGCTGTCACTCCGGGTCACTGCCTTTGTCTCTCACTCTCATCTCCTCACTTACGTGGCCACATCTCCACTCTCCATTATCTCCCCAGCTTCACTCTGTCCCTTTTTTCCATTAACCCCAACACTTTCTCCAAATAACACTCCAGTCCCTCTCCATTCTCCGCTTTCCTAACCCAGTTAAAAGCCTCCACGGCTTGCTAGTCTCCGGCTCTCTCCCTCCAATGGCTTATACAAACAAACCGAAAATTAAAGATAAAAAGAATCAGCAAAGTAGAAAATGACACCTTTGTTTTGATATGGTATATGCATTTCCATATATAGATACATCCCCACCTATGTCTATACACACCGTCATTATATACATCTCATACTGATACAATTCTATATAAGCAAATACACACACTACACGCACTGATGGAAAGTATGAATTTTTGAGGAGGCGTGAGGATTACGCCATTCAGGAGCGGCGAAGTTGAGTTGGAATTGTACcggaattttgaaaatttgggaaTGTCGGAAGTCAATGAGTCAAGGTCAACATGGGGAGACGAGTTCGTGAGACTGGAGGACGACACCGGACCACCGCATCGATCATACTATTCCACGAGCACTGCTGCGGCGGCCACGAAGAAGGCGGCCGAGGAGGACTGGAGGTATCACGTGGTGGAGTTTGCCAAAGGATTTGCGGAGATGAGTGTGGAGTTCGGGAAGGGAGTGAGAGACGTAGTGAAGCAGAGCATTGTGAGGGAAGATTCTGTGATTGTGAAGAAGTTGAGAGGACCGTGTGAGAGAATCTGTGGAAAATTAAGGTTCTTGAATGAGTATCTGCCCGAGGATCGCGATCCTGTCCAATCGTGGACTGTGATTCTTTTCGTTTTACTTCTCGCTTTTACCGGTACAGTGTTTTACAGTGATTCTCTTTGATTGATTTTCTGCTTTAAATTGTTTTGAGATTGTAATTATCTTTTGTTTCAAAATCAGCAGAGTAAACAAGTATAATATACAATAATATTTAAGTTGTGAAAGTAATGTAGCATATCCACGTAATTGTAAGTTTTGCGATGACATGCTATATTTTATCCTGATTTTGCTCAGCTGAGTTTGATTTAGGACATGCATGTGACTGCACAGCACAGGTTTGTACATGTTTGAGGTATACAGATAAAACGCAAGATTGGCTGAGGTTTACAGATGATTCGAATTTTAGTTTGACAGGACAACAAAGCCTATCAACAGAGAAATAAAACCGAGATTACCTTCCTAAGGAATATTGGAGCGAGATAAAGAAATTCATGGAGAACTTGTCATCTTGAGGATTGATTTATATTGATGAAATGCAGTTTGGATATTAATATCTACTTGGTAatcaattaaaattttcaaacgtGCTAATTACAATTAACAGAGATTGATATATTCTAATGGTGGTTAGCAATTAAACATAGATTCTACTTCACAGTTAGCAATCATATATATAGTTGTCAAACGAATGAGGCGATGAAGATAATTTTTTCATCCTGAAACCTAGTGCACACCTGCTTTTCATTCTTCTTCCTATTTCTGCTGGATCATTCTGACTGCACTTTCTATCTGCAGTATTGATTGTAAATACTGATCACGACACTTCTACTCCATTGGTGAAGAAAATGTGCATACACCCTCCAAGTGCTACTCGTATATTGCTTCCAAACGGTAGATATTTGGCTTATAAGGAGCAAGGTGTCCCTGCTGACCAGGCTAGATATTCTGTGATTGCGCCACATTCTTTTCTTTCATCTCGTTTGGCAGGTAGATTCTATAGAGATGAAGCAACACATTCTTAACCAAGGATCTGATGAGCAAAGAGTGGTTTAACCTCACATTtcacttgtttgtttccaaAATTTTATTATGTCAGGAATACCAGGTATTAGGGATTCCCTTCTGCAAGAATTCGGTATTCGGCTTGTGACATTTGATCTTCCAGGATTTGGGGAAAGCGATCCTGATCCTGATCGTGGCCTTGAATCATCGGCTCTGGATATGGTACATCTATCATATAGTGTGAATATCACTGACAAATTCTGGGTGTTGGCATTTTCTGGTGGGAGCATACATGCTTGGGCTGCCCTTCGATTCATTCCTGATAGGGTGGCAGGTCAGTTCATCCTTTGCATGATTGATTGATGTTTGAACATGATCTCATGTTTACTCTTATGAAGTAACTGGTTTAAGCTCAAGTAGGCTGATTTGTCAATTTTGGACTTTAAGTTACAGAATTTGCACTTTTGCATACTTTCATGAACGGTCTCAATGAATTGCATATTTCTGTTTAAGGGTACTTATCTATTTTGAACTTTTAATTCTTGAAGTCAGCcatgaagatgattttatcttcagaagagaaaaattgaaaagttattcGTCATTTAGTGTTATCCTACACTACCCTAAGGATGCATAAATTTTTCTGTAGTGGGCAACTTTTCCTGCAAGAGGACTGAATGGACAAAGGTACTACATAGGTAACCCCAGTTCTAATAAGGTTAATGTGAAGCCGGAGAGATCGCTAGTTTTTTCCAGATTATTGGAGCATTGGATGCTTATCCATAATTTAATGTCTACCTATgctgttattttttttatttttcatggtTCTGCATCTGTATGCACATTCCAACATGAATTGTACTGATAAATGCTATGTTTCATGAGTACCAGTGGGTATTGATGGCTGCTTTGAACGGTCACCAGAACAATACTCATACCCTGATGATGAGAGATGAATTAAATGCCTTTCCTCCTTTCTCAGTTCTGAGGTTCTGACCCTGCCTTGATTTTAACGTGAAGGTGCTATCATGGTTGCTCCGATGGTAAATCCATATGACCCAAGTATGACTAAGGAAGAGAGGCGTAGAATGTGGGCAAAATGGACTGGAAAGAAGAAGCTAATGTATACGTTAGCTAAAAAGTTTCCAAGATTACTCCCTTATTTCTATCGTAGAAGCTTCCTGTCTGGGAAACATGGTCAAATTGACAAGTGGCTTTCATTGGCACTTGGAAATAGGGTGAGTAATCTTGACTATGGTTTCTGTTTTTGACTCTGATGATGTTTGAAATGCATTGACATCTTTTTGTTTGCAAGATTTGTTTTAGTTAAACTAATTGAAGAATAGTGGTAAGATTTAGTATGGAAACCATAAAATTAATTGtttattgatttaatttttataCTATAATGCTATTCAAACAAAATTTGCATAGGAGGGTAAATTACTTCCTTTTTGGACATTCTTTACTCAAATCTTGGCTCTTTCTAGGATAGAGCATTGATAGAGCATCCACTGTTCAAAGAGTCCTGGCAAAGAGATGTGGAAGAATCTGTTCGACAAGGGAATGCAAATCCTTTTGTACAGGAAGCCGTCTTACAGGTTTCAAATTGGGGTTTCAAACTTACTGAACTCAAAGTAAAAAAGAAACACAAGGGAAAAGGCTTTCTGGTTTGGCTCAAATCCATATATGAACAAGAAGATGAAAGTATGAATGGATTCCTTGGTCCAATTCACATATGGCAGGTGAGTGTATTGTCTGCATCATTGCTACTCAAGTATGCTTTAATTGACTTTACCATGAAAAGAATCTCATCTATCTCAGGAATGTGACTGTTTTCTGAGGATTTTAGTTCCCTTTGTTTTGATGCAATTGATGACTTCATGTCTGTTGTGACTGGTATATTTTGTCATAAGATTTTAAACCATGTTGATAGAAGTCCATTAAACGAATTGCTTGTGAAGGCTTTTTGTAGTACGATGACTATGATCAGCAAATTCTTTGAATTTTGCAGTCTCCTGTACCCTGATTGCTTTGACATTGGGCAATTGGCGTGCCAAATTCTCAAACTGTTTAACGAATAAGTCATTTCTGTTTATTACAACTATTTTCTGTACAAAGGCAAGATGTCCATTTTATGCTTGTTCTGTTGAAAACAAGAACTTGAGCACCATATTAATTCTGGCGACTTTCTTTTGCTGCATCTTGAATTGCCAACGTCAAACAGGGAATGGATGATAAGGTTGTCCCTCCAGCAATGAGCGATTTTGTGCAGCGAGTACTACCAGATGCCATGGTGCACAAGCTCTTATATGAGGGCCATTTCACCTATTTTTATCTCTGCGGTGAATGCCATAGACAGATATTTACCACTGTTTTTGGAACCCCTCAAGGTCCGCTGGCTCCAGAAGTGGATCAAACACCTACGATAAAAGACACCGAAGACACGGGCACAGAAGGCCTGGAAGTACTTGGTGAAATCCCCCAGACGAGTTTTTTGCCGACAGAGAGTGTACCTCAAGTATGCTTTAACAGTTCTGATTTAGAAGCATAAAGACAGGCCATTAGTTGACAGTAAGTGTTTACACGCCGAAATATGGAAATTTTTTGCAGCAAAGAGGAGATAGTTAACATTGTGAACTGCTAGGGGGTTTCTTCACCTTAGACTTTTATAGTTTGACAAAATAAGCTGCCAGCTTAGAGCAACAGAGCCACGGCAAACATTGGTAGTCATAAATATTGTGAATATGCTAAGGCACATTACTCACTTGGAGACCATTTACCATACTGCAATAATATCCACTATAAATTATTACATCTCCATTCCATTGGCACATGGATTGCTCACTGGAATGTAAAGTTGTTGAATTCGACCGCAGGAAGGAAGAAGCTGAAAGAGAGGCAATCTATATCATTCTGTTAGAGCCATACTTGTGCCATTGATTGATCTTTCAAATGCGTCCCTGGCGAGCTGACAAAAGCAGGCAGAACCCATGCCTCAAAACGCTCATAGGAAGCAAAGGCAGTAAATTAGCTGAAGGCTCTGAGATTTAGAATCAGAAGTTAGCACAActaattcattttttcatcaaatgaAAATGTGCAGTCAATCAAATCGTCCTGCTCCTATTCAAATAGTCAGACTCAGTTTCCTTCAAGTGTGGAAGGGGCCACCTTCAACCGAAATACGGtaaggagaaagaagaaaatggcAAAAGAAGGGAAGAAAAGGTAAAGAGGAAAAAAAGTAGAGATAAAAAGGAAAACTTTTAAAATGACATATTACGGGGTAGATTTGTCTGATTAAcaacaaaaagacaaaaatggTATATTGAAAATCAAGGCATATCTTATTGTGAACTATTATTATCCCGAATAGGAATTCTGGGAGATTAGATAGTTAAGAAAGTAATTGACAATAATTAATGTCTAGACCCTTcgcatggatttttttttttttttttatgactaCATATCCATTAAGAAATTGGTCATCATGTGGCCACGACCTGGAAGGTTAACCCGAggtaaaaaatgagaaaaacacaaataaaatattaacCTGAGGAAGCGTGAACTGCAAATGACCACGATACGTCGACCT encodes:
- the LOC113775321 gene encoding ATP synthase subunit d, mitochondrial codes for the protein MNGVAKKIADVTFKAGKTIDWEGMAKLIVSDEARKEFANLRRTFDEVNSQLQTKFSQEPEPIDWEFYRKGIGSKLVDMYKEAYESVEIPKYVDTVTPEYKPKFDALLVELKDTEQQSLQESERLEKEIAEVQELKKKLSTMTADEYFEKHPELRKKFDDEIRNDYWGY
- the LOC113774454 gene encoding uncharacterized protein LOC113774454 — translated: MSEVNESRSTWGDEFVRLEDDTGPPHRSYYSTSTAAAATKKAAEEDWRYHVVEFAKGFAEMSVEFGKGVRDVVKQSIVREDSVIVKKLRGPCERICGKLRFLNEYLPEDRDPVQSWTVILFVLLLAFTVLIVNTDHDTSTPLVKKMCIHPPSATRILLPNGRYLAYKEQGVPADQARYSVIAPHSFLSSRLAGIPGIRDSLLQEFGIRLVTFDLPGFGESDPDPDRGLESSALDMVHLSYSVNITDKFWVLAFSGGSIHAWAALRFIPDRVAGAIMVAPMVNPYDPSMTKEERRRMWAKWTGKKKLMYTLAKKFPRLLPYFYRRSFLSGKHGQIDKWLSLALGNRDRALIEHPLFKESWQRDVEESVRQGNANPFVQEAVLQVSNWGFKLTELKVKKKHKGKGFLVWLKSIYEQEDESMNGFLGPIHIWQGMDDKVVPPAMSDFVQRVLPDAMVHKLLYEGHFTYFYLCGECHRQIFTTVFGTPQGPLAPEVDQTPTIKDTEDTGTEGLEVLGEIPQTSFLPTESVPQVCFNSSDLEA